One Amaranthus tricolor cultivar Red isolate AtriRed21 chromosome 10, ASM2621246v1, whole genome shotgun sequence genomic window carries:
- the LOC130825707 gene encoding ABC transporter C family member 10-like, whose protein sequence is MEDLWNLFCGQSNCSNPNSAPCIPRFVFVTHPSSCLNHAFTIFCDVLLFALLLFNIRYKVSSKGFKLSVCSRHFSYWQISSVGFNTCLGIIYIGLGIWILEENLRTSHSSLPIHWWVLYLFQGLTWLLVSLMANLKVEYFTRTSLRIVSIFAFLLATTFCFFSVFSAIVHHEITVKIALDMFSFIGASLLLLCTYKGHENDECWNIENGSTLYTSLDGEAKSDSAGDVSPFARAGWFSKLTFWWLNPLMELSKQKTLEEENIPKLRDLDRAEVCYLRFMNKLNKQKQDEPSSKPSILWTIVACHWNELLISGFFSLLKILTLSAGPLLLNAFIEVAEGNKAFEYEGYVLAVSLFIAKSLESLSERHWYFQSRLIGLKVRSMLTAAIYKKQLRLSNAARLKHSTGEIMNYVIVDAYRIGEFPFWFHQTWTTSLQLCISLLILVHSVGLATIAALTVIIIIVLCNTPLAKLQHKYQSKLMVAQDGRLKAFSEALVNMKVLKLYAWETHFKAVIEGLRKVESEWLSGVQWQKAYNGILFWSSPVLVSAATFGACYFINVPLHASNVFTFVATLRLVQDPIRAIPDVISVVIQARVAFTRIVKFLEEPELRTENVKKKSTLGCLDRAILMRNANLSWEMNSSKPTLRDINLEVRPGEKVAICGEVGVGKSTILAAILGEVPYMEGNVEVYGSIAYVSQTAWIQTGTIRENILFGSAMDEHRYQESLRRCSLVKDLELLPYGDMTQIGERGVNLSGGQKQRIQLARALYQDADIYLLDDPFSAVDAHTATSLFNEYIMEALSEKTVLLVTHQVDFLPGFHSCLLMSNGEILQSGPYHELLASSKEFLDLVNAHKETAGTERLTEVGTSKKRRNSPKEIKKSDIQNQSGASECDQLIKQEEREVGDTGLKPYLIYLNQNKGYLYLAMATFFHLIFAIGQISQNIWLASSVDKSRVSTLKLIVVYLIIGASSTFFLLLRSFVAVTLGFNASNSIFSQLLTSLFRAPMSFYDSTPLGRILSRLSSDLSIVDLDVPFSLLLSIAVTINAYANLVVLAVFTWQVLFVSIPVIYMIIQLQKYYFATAKELMRINGTTKSLVANHLAESIAGSMTIRAFEEEERFFSKNLDIIDTNASPYFHNFAANEWLMQRLETLCATVLAAAALCMVMLPTGTFSSGFIGMALSYGLSLNMSMVFAIRNQCTLANYIICVERLYQYMHIPSEAPEVIQDNRPPQNWPFTGKVEICNLKIRYRPDTPLVLKGISCTFEGGDKIGIVGRTGSGKTTLIGALFRLVEPVGGKIMIDGIDICSIGLHDLRSHLGIIPQDFTLFNGTVRFNLDPLSQHKDEQLWEVLRKCQLKEVVQEKEQGLDSLVIEDGSNWSVGQRQLFCLGRALLRRSKVLVLDEATASIDNATDMILQKTIRTEFADCTVITVAHRIPTVMDCTKVLAISDGKLVEYDDPMKLMKMEGSLFGTLVKEYWSHFDSAQQSY, encoded by the exons ATGGAGGATCTCTGGAACCTATTTTGTGGGCAATCTAATTGTTCAAATCCCAATTCCGCGCCTTGTATTCCTCGCTTCGTGTTTGTCACTCACCCATCATCCTGCCTGAACCATGCCTTCACCATTTTTTGTGATGTTCTGCTCTTTGCACTGCTCTTATTCAACATACGCTACAAAGTCTCCTCCAAGGGATTCAAGCTCTCTGTTTGTTCTAGGCACTTCTCATACTGGCAGATATCATCAGTTGGGTTTAATACCTGTTTGGGAATCATTTACATAGGCTTAGGAATTTGGATTTTAGAGGAGAATTTGAGAACTAGTCATTCAAGTTTGCCAATTCATTGGTGGGTTCTATATTTGTTTCAAGGATTAACATGGTTGTTAGTGAGTTTAATGGCTAATCTCAAAGTAGAATACTTCACAAGAACCTCATTGCGAATCGTATCCATCTTTGCGTTCCTTTTAGCTACGACATTCtgttttttttctgttttttcagCCATTGTGCACCACGAGATAACAGTGAAAATAGCCTTGGATATGTTTTCTTTCATAGGAGCAAGTTTGTTGCTATTATGTACTTACAAGGGCCATGAAAACGATGAATGTTGGAATATCGAAAATGGAAGTACTCTATACACTTCTCTTGATGGAGAGGCTAAGAGTGATTCAGCCGGGGATGTCTCCCCATTTGCCAGAGCGGGGTGGTTTAGTAAGTTAACGTTTTGGTGGTTGAATCCTTTGATGGAATTAAGTAAGCAAAAGACTCTTGAAGAAGAGAACATTCCAAAATTACGGGACTTAGATAGAGCAGAAGTTTGCTATCTACGATTCATGAATaagttaaataaacaaaaacagGATGAGCCGTCTTCAAAACCATCAATCTTGTGGACTATTGTTGCATGCCATTGGAATGAGTTGCTTATATCAGggtttttctctcttttaaaGATACTCACCCTTTCGGCAGGACCTCTTTTGTTGAATGCATTCATTGAGGTTGCAGAGGGAAACAAAGCTTTCGAATACGAAGGCTATGTTTTAGCCGTTTCACTCTTCATTGCAAAGAGCTTAGAATCTTTGTCAGAAAGGCATTGGTACTTTCAGAGTAGATTGATTGGCCTTAAAGTACGGTCCATGCTCACTGCAGCGATTTACAAAAAGCAACTAAGATTATCAAATGCTGCAAGGTTGAAGCATTCTACCGGTGAGATAATGAATTATGTTATAGTTGATGCTTATAGGATCGGTGAGTTTCCTTTTTGGTTTCATCAAACTTGGACTACAAGTCTTCAACTTTGCATTTCATTACTTATTTTGGTACACTCAGTAGGACTTGCAACGATTGCTGCACTTACCGTGATTATTATAATCGTTCTTTGCAACACCCCGCTTGCAAAATTGCAGCATAAGTACCAAAGCAAGCTTATGGTTGCGCAAGATGGAAGATTAAAGGCTTTTTCCGAGGCTCTTGTGAACATGAAGGTGCTTAAATTGTATGCATGGGAAACTCACTTCAAGGCTGTAATCGAGGGCTTAAGGAAAGTGGAAAGTGAGTGGTTATCAGGAGTGCAATGGCAAAAGGCCTATAATGGAATTTTGTTTTGGTCGTCCCCTGTATTGGTGTCTGCAGCTACATTCGGGGCTTGTTATTTCATCAACGTTCCTCTACATGCTAGCAATGTTTTCACTTTTGTGGCTACATTGCGTCTAGTACAAGACCCTATTAGAGCTATCCCTGATGTTATTAGTGTTGTCATTCAAGCAAGAGTTGCATTTACGCGTATTGTCAAGTTTCTTGAGGAGCCCGAGCTTCGGACTGAAAATGTCAAAAAGAAAAGCACTTTAGGTTGTTTGGACCGTGCCATTTTGATGAGGAATGCAAATCTTTCATGGGAAATGAATTCGTCAAAACCAACATTACGGGACATAAATCTAGAGGTTCGGCCTGGTGAAAAGGTTGCTATATGCGGAGAAGTTGGCGTAGGCAAATCAACAATACTTGCAGCAATTCTTGGAGAAGTACCATACATGGAGGGAAAT GTTGAAGTGTATGGGAGTATCGCTTATGTTTCCCAGACAGCTTGGATCCAAACAGGGACAATACGGGAGAATATTCTATTCGGGTCTGCCATGGACGAACATAGGTACCAAGAATCTCTTCGGAGGTGTTCATTAGTGAAGGATCTAGAGCTTCTTCCGTATGGTGACATGACCCAAATAGGGGAAAGAGGAGTTAATCTAAGTGGTGGCCAGAAACAAAGGATTCAACTTGCTCGCGCATTATATCAGGATGCTGATATATATCTTTTAGATGATCCATTCAGCGCGGTTGATGCACACACTGCAACTAGCCTCTTTAAT GAATACATTATGGAAGCACTTTCCGAAAAGACTGTTTTACTTGTAACACACCAAGTCGATTTTCTTCCAGGTTTTCACAGTTGTTTG CTAATGTCAAATGGTGAAATCCTTCAATCAGGGCCTTATCATGAGTTATTAGCCTCGAGTAAGGAATTTTTAGATCTGGTTAATGCACACAAAGAAACCGCTGGTACCGAAAGGCTAACTGAGGTTGGCACATCCAAAAAACGCAGAAATTCTCCCAAAGAGATCAAGAAATCTGATATTCAGAACCAATCTGGTGCATCAGAATGTGATCAATTGATTAAACAAGAAGAAAGAGAAGTAGGAGACACGGGTCTTAAACCTTACTTAATCTACCTTAATCAGAACAAAGGTTATTTATACCTAGCTATGGCTACATTTTTTCACCTCATCTTTGCCATCGGCCAGATATCACAGAACATTTGGTTGGCTTCTAGTGTTGACAAATCTCGAGTCAGCACTTTGAAATTGATTGTGGTTTACCTCATTATTGGAGCTAGCTCAACATTCTTTTTACTCTTGAGATCTTTTGTTGCTGTTACATTGGGCTTTAATGCATCAAACTccatattttctcagttgttgACTTCTCTTTTTCGCGCTCCAATGTCTTTCTATGACTCTACACCTCTCGGGAGAATACTTAGTCGG CTCTCTTCAGATTTGAGCATCGTTGATCTTGACGTTCCTTTTAGCCTTCTATTATCCATTGCAGTTACTATAAATGCCTATGCTAATCTAGTAGTTTTGGCGGTTTTTACTTGGCAAGTACTGTTTGTCTCTATACCAGTTATTTACATGATAATTCAGTTGCAG AAATACTATTTTGCGACAGCTAAAGAGTTGATGAGAATCAACGGTACAACCAAGTCTTTGGTAGCAAACCATTTAGCTGAATCTATAGCTGGATCTATGACAATTAGAGCTTTCGAGGAGGAAGAACGTTTCTTTTCTAAAAACCTCGATATAATCGACACAAATGCAAGTCCATACTTCCACAATTTTGCTGCAAATGAATGGCTAATGCAGAGGCTTGAGACCCTCTGTGCGACTGTTCTCGCAGCTGCAGCGTTATGCATGGTTATGCTTCCTACTGGAACATTCAGTTCTG GATTTATCGGAATGGCGTTGTCATATGGTCTCTCTTTAAATATGTCTATGGTTTTTGCCATTCGAAATCAATGCACATTAGCAAACTATATAATTTGCGTGGAGAGGCTCTATCAATACATGCATATACCAAGTGAAGCTCCAGAAGTTATTCAAGACAACCGTCCTCCACAAAACTGGCCATTTACTGGTAAAGTAGAAATATGCAATCTAAAG ATAAGATATAGGCCAGATACACCCTTGGTCTTAAAAGGAATCAGTTGCACATTTGAAGGAGGAGACAAAATTGGTATTGTTGGTAGGACTGGCAGTGGAAAGACTACTTTAATTGGGGCTTTGTTTCGCTTGGTTGAACCGGTAGGAGGAAAGATAATGATTGATGGAATTGATATATGTTCGATAGGACTTCACGATCTACGCTCACATCTAGGGATTATTCCCCAAGATTTTACCCTCTTTAATGGCACTGTAAGATTCAACTTAGATCCATTGAGTCAGCATAAGGATGAACAACTTTGGGAG GTGCTTAGAAAGTGCCAACTCAAAGAGGTCGTCCAAGAGAAAGAGCAGGGTTTAGATTCCTTAG TTATTGAGGATGGATCAAACTGGAGCGTGGGACAGCGACAACTATTTTGTCTAGGTCGTGCTTTACTAAGGAGAAGCAAGGTGTTGGTGCTCGATGAAGCAACTGCATCAATCGACAATGCAACCGACATGATTCTACAAAAAACAATACGAACAGAATTTGCTGATTGCACTGTGATCACAGTAGCCCACAGGATACCGACTGTTATGGATTGCACGAAGGTCTTAGCCATTAGTGATG GAAAATTGGTGGAATATGATGATCCAATGAAGCTAATGAAGATGGAAGGGTCGTTATTTGGCACACTTGTGAAGGAATATTGGTCTCATTTTGACTCTGCTCAGCAGTCATATTAA